tcgttCAAGTCTACGATAGAACCGATCAAAATCAATCCataattatagatcgttaaaaaattatgatttcttagccgacaacatatatccgcaaaatttgTATGACTGTggtatttcgatattaaattcttagtttaatggcttttagttgtactgacagggcacagattatttcttatttcgatattaaatccataaaattcaatgacatcacagttcaacgggcggccatgtttgacgtttatgggtgcgttcagaaagtgtgttccaaataataatttcgtactgaggtagttagtatatttacatttgcttagttttatttattttacccgagcgggttttcatctagtacccattatatttaatacctatattatatttttgtatgtcttATACTATTAAACTCGATGGCAAAAAgccatgaataatattaatacattattttaaatgtatgcttCAATATCTTCTCAGAAGATCAACACCctattagttttgtttattagcAAATATAATGAAAGCTGGATTTTGGGGATAACAACAAAGAATGAAGTACGTTTGTccattatatgtaaaaaaaaaaattattgacaaaaataaatgtattttacaaaaaaaaaaaacacttcaatGAGTTCATTTTAGCGCTATTGCATTGATTTACCTTAAATCGCTGGAAAAGGttgtttaagttttgttttaaaatgattcGTTACCTAAAAATTTTGACTTATATATAACACAATCGGTGACTAAttcgtatttgtaaatatatttgtttattgttataacaagtagcttaaaaataaaaagaaacaaattaatgttatttcttatatatttctaGAGCACTACAAAACAGAGTCCGTCCATAACAGTCGATGGGATCTCCACGTATCCAGGGCTCGGTTTCGGGCCTATGGGCCCGGTGGCTCCGATGCCAGGAGAGCCGCCAGGCACTCAGCTACGACAACAACAGGAAACGACGACGGAAACCACGACCACCGCCAAACCAAAGAAGGAAAGGACATTTGTTATAGCAGCCGTGGAATTCCACAGAGTCGAGACCCCGTTTCTAATTGGCGTTTGGATTTTCTTTGCCAGTCTCGCTAAAATAGGTAGGACTCTTCtacattcttatttaatatagtatgtGTATTTTGAAAACAGTGACATTTCAAATCGATTTCTATTACGATTATTAGTaggtatcaatatttaatttaatgaacatttatacatattcagccaaatataaaataaaaagaaacgcAGTCCGCCTGATCATATGGACATTCTTAcgttgattttgataaaattcgtTATGAGCATTGCTTTAAAccaatatttagaaaaattataCACTTGACACTGACAGATTGTGTGAATCGGATATATTCCGTcgtatgaattaaaatactatCTGTTTTTATAATCAGGCAGAATCATACGAAAATTTCGATATTAGTTAATAGTAGTTTCGCATTAGATGCTATTTATATCGACACGTGCAGAGTATCAGCCGTTAGTACGTGTAGGTCATTCATGTTGTAGACAGAATTAGAACAATGAAAATAGCAAcacattaattacttttaagagcTTGTAGTCAAGACTTCACTCGAATCACTTACAGGATGCGACTCACGGTAACTTCAGAGCTTTCTACGTAACTATTAAGTATAAACTCGCTTTTAGCTACAACGTAATAGCACTTATGTAGAATACAAATTTACTAGGTAGGTTttcatataattacatttaaaggcATTTGTGTCATttctgcatatttttttatataagaaacccAATATTCTAAATACTATTTACATTAGAATCTATATACTTTTATCTCAACATCGatcgttgaatattttttaatttcacgctCATTGTAAAGCCGAAACCGAAGCAATTATAAATCTACAGAAATTTAACTTAAGTCAAAAGAAAAAACCgttttaatttgcatttcaCATTAGACACTGTTTTCAATGGCcatcattcaaatttaaaattcaatcataaaattatattaagagcaCAGTTctgtaatttttactttaatatcaatagtataaaaaatgatCGATTTTGTCTTTAGTGCATctcttgaaaatttaaaattcatattataaaaactcatATACATATTGGGTAGAAAATCTTCTGAAATAATAAGGCAACATGTACTTTTTATGCATTGTTATGTATAAATGAGATttgaacaataaatattgtaccaattttttataatattattataaggacAGCTTAAGAACTCGAATTCCATGCATATTTTGAGCGTTGCCTGGATTTTTTTTGTCGTCTAacagtaaatacatttttgcgTTTTCCTTTTAATAAGCTTCTTCGATGTTTAGTCTTGCTTACATTTACGTGTGAAATACTATTAATTCTATCATTCTTGGTAACTTTTTGGCTGATTCTTTTAGATACTGGTAGGTAATATGCTAATACTTGATTTGTACAAGGTTTACCTGTAGGAACAGTTACAAAAGGAGATGCTGTTGATTTTGGACTAAAATCAGTATACACCCTACCAGTTTGTTTCCCATGTGATGGACAATCAGCATCAATTTCCAAAGAAGAAGTTGTAAAAATTGACATAGACATTTCTTCGCCAGAAAAAGGATGTGTATATTTATCTTCATATCGTAGAGTATGAaatttattggaatattttcCAGTTTTGCTTATTGACTTTAAGTTAAATGAATTGCTAGATGTCTTTGAATAAAGCAATGAATCTCGGGGAGAAAagaccttatttctaaattGACAACCCACGTCTCTAATATATACAATTGCATCGACGCTTGCTTTGTcttttagattaatatttgGTATGCACTTGCAATCAATACAATCGTATTGACAAGATTTACTAGCCGTACAACACTTACATGGCATTGGACTAGGAAAATAAGGTGATAATGTTGGTGATATGCAAGTCATTTTAGGGTTCAAGGAAAATCTGGGCGAATATTCGCTAAAATACTCACACGTATTCTGTGTTGTGTTATAATGTTGGTCTTCAGTGGTAATGAGCGATTCTCCTTGATTCGCGAACATATATCTTTGTTCTGGACTACGATCAGTGCTAATAATCtcctcatttttatttaaaatgtcatcataataaaagtttttagcAAAAGGCACGCATAGAGGCAAATTAATACATCGAGGGTGGTGCAAGCAAGGCGGTATaaattcacaattatttttaagaacattTGCTCTTTGACAGGACGGCACAACAATGCATGGTGGGTGATGCCTACAAGCTTTTGTTATtcttatcatttttgttttattccttATTGTAGATACGTTTTCTACACATTTCGAACTTGTGTATGTTTCAGTGGGCAAAATTTGACAAATTGGTATCATTTCGCAAGGCGGACTATGACTGCAGATATCATTATTctctttgttaataatattttctttcaaattaatattctcaTTTAAAGGAGAGTTATTTGGCTTCACATAATCTTCCTCTTCTGTAGTgcttaaaatttcaactttttctttacattttggACAAATTATGAGCTTTTTAGATTTAGCTTtaactttaatgtaatttactCTTGTTCTACTAACTACATTCTGTTTAGGTACAGTTTTGTGTTCCATATCACATTTTTCTATTGTTTCAGTAACGTTAATATTTATGGATTTACTGCCATGATTTTGATCACACTTAGAAACTTTCAATTTaccgtttttattttgttttaacaaatcTGACGCAAATTTTGTAGTACTAGTAATTTGATCGGCTACTGTTagacatttgttatttttagcCAGTTCAGTCAGAGACTTTTTATCTGTACATGGACAAGCATACGAAAATAATTGACATGGACAAGGGTCTTCAGTACGCTTCCCACGGTCTTTCTTCgtcgatattttttctttttgttctgGTTTATCATAATCCGTATGATATTTAGAGTACGACCAAAATTTTTGCTTTCGATCGTGTTTACGTTTGGCAAAAAGTTTTGCATCATAGTATGCATCATCGTTGTCATTAAGACAAATATCCGAAGATAGTTTTGgtttatttaagcgtttcttctttacttttttaacatttatatgaaaactATCCTGTAGACGTAACTTTGGTTGAATCAAAGTGGAACATTTTTGAACAATAGCTTCCGATTTACCACTAAATCCACTTAAATTGGTTTTATCGCccacattaatattattgcttAAAACTGCTAGTTGAGGGATACAATGATACGAGTgtcttttaattattgtatccAAGTCATAAAAAAAGGTGCTGGATGATCTTATAACGGATTTGTcactactatttttatttaaagcgtgATATTTTTCACTTGTAACGTAAGGTGTTTCTATAAAAGTAGATTCAATGCTATAtgaatttcttttattattgtaattgcaACAATCTCTGTTGTTTTGTGTAACATACACATTTTTTCCTTTTTGAGTATgataaacattatgaaactttcTAGGAGTAAAAATGTCTACTAAGTTTGTTAaggattttatttgatttctttttaagtttaatgaattattcataTCTTAAATCGttgtaaaacatttaatgaaaaacaaactatatcattatcaaattttaacttGTCTCGAAGCCACTTGGAAATTTTACAAATCtttcaatgtttttaagtaaatattttataattcaatattttgatattgacacTGACTTATATATTAAGTCACAAATTTCTATCAGTAGCTCTATGGCTAAAGTGAAATAAAAGCGGCATATAAGActtttctttgtattatttatgaatcagataatataaaataatatgataattaattcaatttatgagaatgataaaatatgtacaaaaactaATCAGTATTTCTTAGTaagattataaatgcaaatacaatatttttcaaaaacatttgaaagaAAACCTTTTTGCATTTTACCcgcttataatttttactttgtataataTCTAATGCCACgcacatatataatttagtggGATACctctatgtataatatatttttaaattaaaaaaggaaaatgttatttcaaatttagcatTTGATAATGATGAAAAAACATAATACTCCGCTTTACGATTGACGTAGGTGGCAAACCTGATGCATATATAGTAAGTAGGTAGTTAATacgtaataaacttttaaacaaatgtaagaTTATACAATACGTCACATATGTAAGTCTAGTACTATCGAAGACATATTAGGTCACAAAATATTCACCCACACTGAGTATTGTATGgagcttcatttatttatattcaatgtggctttttatttttcagggtTTCACATGGCACCAAAATTGTCTAAAATGTTTCCGGAATCATGTTTGCTTATCTTTGTTGGAGTTTTAATTGGTGCTCTTCTTTTGAGTACTCACAGTGTCCATGTTCAGCCGCTCACACCTGACACGTTCTTTCTCTACATGTTACCGCCAATTATATTAGACGCTGgatattttatgcctaatagATTATTCTTCGACCATCTCGGAACTATTCTGCTGTTTGCCGTAGTTGGTACCGTGTTCAATACTTTAACAATAGGTACGTTGGTTTTACAtatgataaaaacaaaagtataccCGTACTTTTTAACGTGATTTTGTTGTGAGTAACAAACGTCTTGTTAATTttggatatttatataatattttatataactattgatGCAAAGTAATCtttgatattgtataaataaatattattaaattatttcatgtgTTTTACGGTTTTGTGATTtgtacaataacaattatttgttaataggTGCGTCTTTATGGGCTTGTGGTCAAACTGGAATGTTTGGATGTACAACGCCATTACTGGACATGTTGTTATTTGGAGCACTGATCTCTGCAGTGGACCCAGTGGCAGTTCTTGCGGTTTTTGAAGAAATACATGTCGACGAAGTACTCTATATCGTTGTATTTGGAGAATCGTTACTTAATGATGCTGTTACTGTAGTATTGTACCATATGTTTGAGGCATATACGTAAGTAAATTACACAGCTATGATGTTTGAAAAAGTAtcgaaaaacataataaaaataacaccatTATTTTGCAGAGAGATGGGTGCATCTCGACTTATGTATACTGATTTCCTTGCTGGATTTGCATCTTTTCTGGTAGTAGCACTTGGTGGTACTTGCATTGGTGTCATATGGGGCTTTGGTACCGGCCTTGTAACTCGCTTCACTAATGAAGTGAGAGTTATTGAACCcatttttatattcgttatgGCATATTTAGCATATTTAAATGCTGAAATGTTCCACATGAGCGGAATATTAGCGTGAGTACCatacttattcaaaatatatcgtataaaatgacacttaaaactgtaataaaaacaCTTATCCGCGTAAcgttttttataagttaaaggTTTTTACCATCAGATTGATCAGTATtaacgtgtttatttatttatattagtatcacATTTTGCGGGATAACAATGAAGAACTATGTGGAAGGCAATATATCGCACAAATCACACACAACCATCAAATATACTATGAAGATGTTATCGTCTTCATCggaaacaattatattcatGTTCCTCGGTGTGGCGACTGTCAACAACAACCATGATTGGAATACTTGGTTTGTCTTATTGACCATCGTTTTTTGCTCAGTCTTTCGCATAATAGGTGAGACAttagtatttcaattataaattgcaACATAGCAGTAATTTAATCCATGTACATTCATAAACGTAGAGACGTTCCTAGTAAATATGCCATAAGCGTTTTGGTATTACAACGAATGATACCCAAAAAGGTTTGGAATTCTTCTATGTTGCACTTttctatacttatttttatttgagtatattttctgtttccattagctaaataaataatcaatcagTCTTAAAGACTTGTGTCTAGACCAATATggaaagaaattataaaattaaaatgtttattttgttcttttaggagtttatatatttagtgcAGTAGCTAATAAGTTCCGTCTGCACAAACTCAATACTGTTGAAAAATTCGTCATGTCATAtggaggtaaaatatttttttagacgcatttttgtaatttttacacACATGTATAcctttataacaaaattgaatgaccattaaaacgtttttatttctATCTTGCTCCAAACATTGATGATATTACATTTTACCATCGACCCAATTCAAATAACTGCCAGTAATTCACACTAGCATGTTTATTTATGTGTGCAAGCAATAAAAGATTCTATGTAAACGACTACACCCATGGCCTAAATCTACTCTTACTACACAGGTCTTCGAGGCGCGGTCGCATTTGCTTTGGTACTATTAATAGACCCAGAAGTAGTGAAACTTCAGCCAATGTTCGTAACAACTACGATTGCAGTCATATACTTTACGGTATTCATTCAGggaataacaataaaaccaCTTGTGAAGATATTAAACGTCAAAACTGCAGAGAAGAGAAAGCCAACGATGAATGAACGTATACACGAGAgggtaaatttatttgtattaaaattaaaatacattctaTTCGTTGAGCAGATGTGGAAATTTCCTAAATTGCTGTTTAAATTCAGTTCATGGATCACTTGATGGCGGGCATAGAAGATATATCGGGAAAACATGGTAACCACCACATGCGAGATAAATTTAAGAGATTcgacaataaatttataagaccATTCTTGCTAAGGAACTATCAGGtaataaacatgaataaaatGCGTGATCAGTATTGATAGATAAAcctctattttaattaatttgattaaattctcAGGGAGCTGAGCCAAAGATTCTAGAGACTTATTCAAAGCTTGCTATGAGAGACGCCATTGAATACATGCAAAGGAATGCCTCGACCATTGGGAACATTTCCGGCGCTGAGTCAATGTCAGCAATCTTTAAGAATTATACTAATTCTAACTTCAATGgaaggtatttattattaactaacgaaatttcgataaaaatacatcagaataaaatatcttggaataatatttctaatatttgcATAAcaacattttgattattttcaaaaaagaaaatgtttcagCCCGAGTTTTACTCAATTAGATTCATCAACTTGGAATATCGACATGCAGGAATTGGAATATAATCCGTCCAAAAAGGATTTAACAGACGCTAGAATTCACCATTTGCTTGCTGAAGAACTATGCAAACCATATCGACGCGTAAGTGTTAATAGTTATGTTGATAATCACTATCACATCATGGCCAGTTGAATGTAATTCTCCCTACCCCAGGTCAGATTGAGTTGTAGGGCAAAAATCGAGAATACGATATTCTGTTTTGTTTCTAATTACTTATTCAAGACGATGAGATTTTCCATTAGTAATTGAGAACAACCAATGCATAAAAAACAGTTTATGCAatgaatatttctaataataaaaaataaaacatttaaatcgaaattaaaattaaaatgaacactcagaaatctaaatattttgtcTGAACCCATTAATCAGATGTGCATTTaacgataaatttataaaatcctttATTTATCTCCTTATATTTGTCTCCAGCACCGTCGTTTGAGTTACAGTCGACATGCCGTAAACGATCGTGATTTGGGCACACAGGTTAACTACAAAACGCATATGAATATACGCAGACTAGTGGGCGATCGCAAACACCACCATAAGCGCAGTAAGAGAGGCAAGCAAGTGAGTACATAGCGTTTAGATTAGACGAAACGTACGTGtttaatttttagatattacGGCCATTGTTCTTTATtaggaattaaaacaaaaattaaaatcaataaaaccttTATAAGTCATGAATATGTGCATGAACTATAGAGTACCTAtacgttaaaaattataaaataataagaaaacgaCACGAGCGATACaaattacttggtggcagggctttgtgcaagcccgtctgggtaggtaccacccactcatgtgatattctaccgccaaaccgaagtactcagtattgttgtgctccggtttgaagggtggttgagcccgtgtaactacaggcacaacatcttagttcccaaggtaggtggcgcattggccatgtaaggaatggtgaatgtgatggtgaccactaaccctcaggtggcacatttggtGATCCATCTaccgacaaaataaaaaataaatatatatgtagcaCATCGGTCAGTTTAATGACGTGCAATCTATGATAGCTTGGTAGTTAACCACTAGTGTGACATTTAAGTCACAACCATACAGAACCCACACTTAAGGCACTCTGATTCACAATCCAGAGTATTTCCATTTCCACTGTTGGACTCCAAATTATTACCAAATACTAAAatctcattattttttcttgtgtaatttttttcaaagattTATGGTATTTCATCTATTCTTCAATCCATTCAAAAATCCCTGAAATAAGATTActgtattatttaacatttattaatgaatttttaatacttattattatcgGTTAATTGCATGTTGATGttcaacgttttttttattacaggatGGAAAAAATCATGTAACTTTCCCCGAATTCCAGCAAAACGGTTCGGCCAAACAGTTCACgcacggtaaaaaaaaatattatagattaggtacttaataattctttaatacTAACACGAGTGTCAGTCGCATGCACGTGTGGGatcagaaattatttatatttttttgcaggCACCATTATTCTTCTTTAATTTGCGACCAATTGATTTCTTAGTCGCTTTTTATACTTTTGGTATTacgcttttgttttataaaatcacaaagCTTATATTgcaaagttttatgtttttgtataatacacGCTATATTATGTTGCATACATGTGATCATAACTGTCTTTGATGTGTTTGAATTATAACATTACGCCCAACAcgaatatataagtaaaaatatttgaatttgatatgTAAACGGTGATGTCAAGTaagattcaataaattataaaagattttaaaaatattttatatctatattcattattttgtgGTTATTAATTTCAATCATAGTCAGTATGTATTGTCAACAGACTACATTGATGAAGTATTGCAAGAGGACGAGGAGCAGCCACGTCGTGAGAATGATGATGGCGGTATAACATTCACTGCAAAATCCCGTAGGTATTTTGCATGTGATACGTCGAATATCCTTATTTTGGATTTGAACATTTCTTTTACTGAATGTTTCTTGAACATTAAATACGTCTGTTGTTGACGTTTAtcgtttataattcaattatttattaatttcttaatatgtTCAAATTCAGATAACCTTGTTGTTGTGGATAAAGTGTTGTTGGCTACTTATTTTACAGTTtacttttacttactttaacaaattatactaaaatgttatggGATTAACAGATTGGtacgtatttaaaaactataaataaaaccttcttcCGACACAGTTATTTATATGAGAATGATAGCATGTTGAAAATtacgatttataaatattttttttaacgattaaattaaaagttattatgaaATCAAACCGATAGCTTAGTCGCTTGTATTTTGATGCGCGTGTGTcttcattttatacatttaattgactAATATTATACCTAAAAAAACGCTAAGTTTGCTAGTATGAATTCTGTGACGTAACccttttatacgtatttttcaCTTGCTCATATCCgctttttaccatttttttgtgtttgatcGTCGTTTTCTTCCCTTCTGGCAACTTCATGTGGCACCGCAAACTAACAAATACTCTCGAAACCTGGCGATCCTAAATTATCAGCTGGATACGATGAAGTCAGTCCAACGTCGTCGCATAAAGAGAATAGTAGTTCTCTTCTAAATCAATTGGCTAACCTGCCTGGCTTCAATCCTCTGAAAGCGAGAATCGTAAAACAGTAC
The DNA window shown above is from Vanessa tameamea isolate UH-Manoa-2023 chromosome 16, ilVanTame1 primary haplotype, whole genome shotgun sequence and carries:
- the LOC113402934 gene encoding sodium/hydrogen exchanger 3 isoform X1, with the translated sequence MTSLKHGVNLSRRACRPYIKFLAAAAFLAVAVASPIESTTKQSPSITVDGISTYPGLGFGPMGPVAPMPGEPPGTQLRQQQETTTETTTTAKPKKERTFVIAAVEFHRVETPFLIGVWIFFASLAKIGFHMAPKLSKMFPESCLLIFVGVLIGALLLSTHSVHVQPLTPDTFFLYMLPPIILDAGYFMPNRLFFDHLGTILLFAVVGTVFNTLTIGASLWACGQTGMFGCTTPLLDMLLFGALISAVDPVAVLAVFEEIHVDEVLYIVVFGESLLNDAVTVVLYHMFEAYTEMGASRLMYTDFLAGFASFLVVALGGTCIGVIWGFGTGLVTRFTNEVRVIEPIFIFVMAYLAYLNAEMFHMSGILAITFCGITMKNYVEGNISHKSHTTIKYTMKMLSSSSETIIFMFLGVATVNNNHDWNTWFVLLTIVFCSVFRIIGVYIFSAVANKFRLHKLNTVEKFVMSYGGLRGAVAFALVLLIDPEVVKLQPMFVTTTIAVIYFTVFIQGITIKPLVKILNVKTAEKRKPTMNERIHERFMDHLMAGIEDISGKHGNHHMRDKFKRFDNKFIRPFLLRNYQGAEPKILETYSKLAMRDAIEYMQRNASTIGNISGAESMSAIFKNYTNSNFNGRKCFSPSFTQLDSSTWNIDMQELEYNPSKKDLTDARIHHLLAEELCKPYRRHRRLSYSRHAVNDRDLGTQVNYKTHMNIRRLVGDRKHHHKRSKRGKQDGKNHVTFPEFQQNGSAKQFTHGKKKYYRLDYIDEVLQEDEEQPRRENDDGGITFTAKSPGYDEVSPTSSHKENSSSLLNQLANLPGFNPLKARIVKQYAKTPEEILPTAVEKSLPWRRDRSTYNFVPNEDILEEDERRMSDDNDTYMTVAEQARVATPTATETMLPWKREEAEGTTALKQSEFPSWASNKEYLAYSSPSATFLGGIEKPKHPKSIIGLFRRESSSSTQAADLPIASDSEGKADSIKGDSSSMKGESLYSQPKQGPSLLSKRSTSLGGPSVLLMEDVAHSDPLGASSRPASIMQGPHRGQCRRGSMLELTGSLSRDAITEEKCSKSLPESERMGVRRLALGQQSLPREPFNRQLTMASNLLTSSSSDESSDENT
- the LOC113402934 gene encoding sodium/hydrogen exchanger 3 isoform X2; protein product: MTSLKHGVNLSRRACRPYIKFLAAAAFLAVAVASPIESTTKQSPSITVDGISTYPGLGFGPMGPVAPMPGEPPGTQLRQQQETTTETTTTAKPKKERTFVIAAVEFHRVETPFLIGVWIFFASLAKIGFHMAPKLSKMFPESCLLIFVGVLIGALLLSTHSVHVQPLTPDTFFLYMLPPIILDAGYFMPNRLFFDHLGTILLFAVVGTVFNTLTIGASLWACGQTGMFGCTTPLLDMLLFGALISAVDPVAVLAVFEEIHVDEVLYIVVFGESLLNDAVTVVLYHMFEAYTEMGASRLMYTDFLAGFASFLVVALGGTCIGVIWGFGTGLVTRFTNEVRVIEPIFIFVMAYLAYLNAEMFHMSGILAITFCGITMKNYVEGNISHKSHTTIKYTMKMLSSSSETIIFMFLGVATVNNNHDWNTWFVLLTIVFCSVFRIIGVYIFSAVANKFRLHKLNTVEKFVMSYGGLRGAVAFALVLLIDPEVVKLQPMFVTTTIAVIYFTVFIQGITIKPLVKILNVKTAEKRKPTMNERIHERFMDHLMAGIEDISGKHGNHHMRDKFKRFDNKFIRPFLLRNYQGAEPKILETYSKLAMRDAIEYMQRNASTIGNISGAESMSAIFKNYTNSNFNGSPSFTQLDSSTWNIDMQELEYNPSKKDLTDARIHHLLAEELCKPYRRHRRLSYSRHAVNDRDLGTQVNYKTHMNIRRLVGDRKHHHKRSKRGKQDGKNHVTFPEFQQNGSAKQFTHGKKKYYRLDYIDEVLQEDEEQPRRENDDGGITFTAKSPGYDEVSPTSSHKENSSSLLNQLANLPGFNPLKARIVKQYAKTPEEILPTAVEKSLPWRRDRSTYNFVPNEDILEEDERRMSDDNDTYMTVAEQARVATPTATETMLPWKREEAEGTTALKQSEFPSWASNKEYLAYSSPSATFLGGIEKPKHPKSIIGLFRRESSSSTQAADLPIASDSEGKADSIKGDSSSMKGESLYSQPKQGPSLLSKRSTSLGGPSVLLMEDVAHSDPLGASSRPASIMQGPHRGQCRRGSMLELTGSLSRDAITEEKCSKSLPESERMGVRRLALGQQSLPREPFNRQLTMASNLLTSSSSDESSDENT
- the LOC113402934 gene encoding sodium/hydrogen exchanger 3 isoform X6; the protein is MTSLKHGVNLSRRACRPYIKFLAAAAFLAVAVASPIESTTKQSPSITVDGISTYPGLGFGPMGPVAPMPGEPPGTQLRQQQETTTETTTTAKPKKERTFVIAAVEFHRVETPFLIGVWIFFASLAKIGFHMAPKLSKMFPESCLLIFVGVLIGALLLSTHSVHVQPLTPDTFFLYMLPPIILDAGYFMPNRLFFDHLGTILLFAVVGTVFNTLTIGASLWACGQTGMFGCTTPLLDMLLFGALISAVDPVAVLAVFEEIHVDEVLYIVVFGESLLNDAVTVVLYHMFEAYTEMGASRLMYTDFLAGFASFLVVALGGTCIGVIWGFGTGLVTRFTNEVRVIEPIFIFVMAYLAYLNAEMFHMSGILAITFCGITMKNYVEGNISHKSHTTIKYTMKMLSSSSETIIFMFLGVATVNNNHDWNTWFVLLTIVFCSVFRIIGVYIFSAVANKFRLHKLNTVEKFVMSYGGLRGAVAFALVLLIDPEVVKLQPMFVTTTIAVIYFTVFIQGITIKPLVKILNVKTAEKRKPTMNERIHERFMDHLMAGIEDISGKHGNHHMRDKFKRFDNKFIRPFLLRNYQGAEPKILETYSKLAMRDAIEYMQRNASTIGNISGAESMSAIFKNYTNSNFNGRKCFSPSFTQLDSSTWNIDMQELEYNPSKKDLTDARIHHLLAEELCKPYRRHRRLSYSRHAVNDRDLGTQVNYKTHMNIRRLVGDRKHHHKRSKRGKQDGKNHVTFPEFQQNGSAKQFTHDYIDEVLQEDEEQPRRENDDGGITFTAKSLPNEDILEEDERRMSDDNDTYMTVAEQARVATPTATETMLPWKREEAEGTTALKQSEFPSWASNKEYLAYSSPSATFLGGIEKPKHPKSIIGLFRRESSSSTQAADLPIASDSEGKADSIKGDSSSMKGESLYSQPKQGPSLLSKRSTSLGGPSVLLMEDVAHSDPLGASSRPASIMQGPHRGQCRRGSMLELTGSLSRDAITEEKCSKSLPESERMGVRRLALGQQSLPREPFNRQLTMASNLLTSSSSDESSDENT
- the LOC113402934 gene encoding sodium/hydrogen exchanger 3 isoform X3, translated to MTSLKHGVNLSRRACRPYIKFLAAAAFLAVAVASPIESTTKQSPSITVDGISTYPGLGFGPMGPVAPMPGEPPGTQLRQQQETTTETTTTAKPKKERTFVIAAVEFHRVETPFLIGVWIFFASLAKIGFHMAPKLSKMFPESCLLIFVGVLIGALLLSTHSVHVQPLTPDTFFLYMLPPIILDAGYFMPNRLFFDHLGTILLFAVVGTVFNTLTIGASLWACGQTGMFGCTTPLLDMLLFGALISAVDPVAVLAVFEEIHVDEVLYIVVFGESLLNDAVTVVLYHMFEAYTEMGASRLMYTDFLAGFASFLVVALGGTCIGVIWGFGTGLVTRFTNEVRVIEPIFIFVMAYLAYLNAEMFHMSGILAITFCGITMKNYVEGNISHKSHTTIKYTMKMLSSSSETIIFMFLGVATVNNNHDWNTWFVLLTIVFCSVFRIIGVYIFSAVANKFRLHKLNTVEKFVMSYGGLRGAVAFALVLLIDPEVVKLQPMFVTTTIAVIYFTVFIQGITIKPLVKILNVKTAEKRKPTMNERIHERFMDHLMAGIEDISGKHGNHHMRDKFKRFDNKFIRPFLLRNYQGAEPKILETYSKLAMRDAIEYMQRNASTIGNISGAESMSAIFKNYTNSNFNGRKCFSPSFTQLDSSTWNIDMQELEYNPSKKDLTDARIHHLLAEELCKPYRRHRRLSYSRHAVNDRDLGTQVNYKTHMNIRRLVGDRKHHHKRSKRGKQDGKNHVTFPEFQQNGSAKQFTHDYIDEVLQEDEEQPRRENDDGGITFTAKSPGYDEVSPTSSHKENSSSLLNQLANLPGFNPLKARIVKQYAKTPEEILPTAVEKSLPWRRDRSTYNFVPNEDILEEDERRMSDDNDTYMTVAEQARVATPTATETMLPWKREEAEGTTALKQSEFPSWASNKEYLAYSSPSATFLGGIEKPKHPKSIIGLFRRESSSSTQAADLPIASDSEGKADSIKGDSSSMKGESLYSQPKQGPSLLSKRSTSLGGPSVLLMEDVAHSDPLGASSRPASIMQGPHRGQCRRGSMLELTGSLSRDAITEEKCSKSLPESERMGVRRLALGQQSLPREPFNRQLTMASNLLTSSSSDESSDENT